The following proteins are co-located in the Noviherbaspirillum sp. UKPF54 genome:
- a CDS encoding VWA domain-containing protein: protein MLIDFFFTLKDAKIPVSIKEFLVLLEAMQKNVISPSLDDFYFLSRTTLVKDEAHYDKFDKAFGLYFRGIETIFEKTPEIPLDWLAKRLERELTPEQKAAIEKFGYDKLMDRLKQLLEEQKERHEGGNRWIGTGGTSPFGNGGTNPEGIRIGGKGGNRSAVKVWEARAFRDYDDERELGTRNIKVALRRLRRFAREGAAEEFALDDTIRATASNAGYLDIKMQPERRNNIKVLMLLDVGGTMDDHIARTEELFSAAKTEFKNMEFFYFHNCVYDYLWKNNRRRHAEKFPTWDVLRKYPPDTKLIFVGDATMSPYEVLAPGGSVEYNNEEAGAEWLQRFTSTFPKFIWLNPEPESLWQYRQSISVIRQIMNNRMFPVTIEGLERGMRMLSK from the coding sequence GTGCTGATCGACTTTTTCTTCACCTTGAAGGACGCCAAGATTCCAGTCTCGATCAAGGAGTTCCTGGTCTTGCTGGAAGCGATGCAAAAGAATGTCATCAGCCCGTCGCTGGATGACTTCTATTTCCTGTCGCGCACCACGCTGGTCAAGGACGAAGCGCATTACGACAAGTTCGACAAGGCGTTCGGCCTGTATTTCCGCGGCATCGAGACGATCTTCGAGAAGACCCCGGAAATCCCGCTCGACTGGCTGGCCAAGCGCCTGGAGCGCGAGCTGACGCCGGAGCAGAAGGCGGCGATCGAGAAGTTCGGCTACGACAAGCTGATGGATCGACTGAAGCAATTGCTGGAAGAGCAGAAGGAACGCCACGAAGGCGGCAACCGCTGGATCGGCACCGGCGGCACTTCGCCCTTCGGCAACGGCGGCACCAACCCGGAAGGCATCCGCATCGGCGGCAAGGGCGGCAACCGCTCGGCGGTGAAGGTATGGGAGGCGCGCGCCTTTCGCGACTACGACGACGAGCGCGAGCTCGGCACGCGCAACATCAAGGTCGCGCTGCGCCGCCTGCGCCGTTTCGCGCGCGAGGGCGCAGCCGAGGAATTCGCGCTGGACGACACCATCCGCGCCACCGCCAGCAATGCCGGCTACCTCGACATCAAGATGCAGCCGGAGCGCAGGAACAACATCAAGGTGCTGATGCTGCTCGACGTGGGCGGCACGATGGACGACCACATCGCGCGCACCGAGGAATTGTTTTCGGCGGCGAAGACCGAGTTCAAGAACATGGAGTTTTTCTACTTCCACAACTGCGTCTACGACTACCTGTGGAAGAACAACCGGCGCCGCCACGCGGAAAAATTCCCGACCTGGGACGTGCTGCGCAAGTATCCGCCGGATACCAAGCTGATCTTCGTCGGCGATGCCACCATGAGCCCGTACGAAGTGCTGGCGCCGGGCGGCTCGGTCGAGTACAACAACGAGGAAGCGGGCGCGGAGTGGCTGCAGCGCTTCACCAGCACCTTTCCCAAGTTCATCTGGCTCAATCCGGAACCGGAAAGCCTGTGGCAGTACCGGCAGTCGATTTCCGTCATCCGGCAGATCATGAACAACCGCATGTTCCCGGTCACGATCGAAGGACTGGAGCGCGGGATGCGGATGCTGAGCAAATAG
- a CDS encoding PleD family two-component system response regulator, translating into MSFHNFPFAVRLIGFSSAEEERFDAAFAVRQGKGYGYFRLAQNNLQDPDMYVANADELRALVSLADLRPSDVRPALMIGDPQIELPYPRVARPIDWTALIAALDGLVEKRADALSRLEASDIVTVPERRRRNRLDVDLTDPAEYEKMRAKVPDNGLVLVIDKNSALRDYLSDLLARQQVKVAWADDETKAVDICQQHPVAVVMINTSTPGVDPYRLCWAIKEKDSPVRIAVVFLVSKPFAYDLEQARYVGADGFLNKPLASQHMISVLKKFMPLQR; encoded by the coding sequence ATGTCATTCCATAATTTTCCTTTCGCAGTGCGCCTGATCGGGTTTTCTTCCGCCGAGGAGGAACGGTTCGACGCGGCCTTTGCGGTCCGGCAGGGTAAGGGTTATGGATATTTCCGTCTCGCACAGAACAATTTGCAGGACCCGGACATGTATGTCGCCAATGCCGATGAACTGCGTGCACTGGTCTCGCTGGCCGACCTGCGCCCGAGCGACGTCCGTCCAGCGCTCATGATCGGCGATCCGCAAATCGAGCTGCCTTATCCGCGGGTGGCGCGGCCGATCGACTGGACGGCGCTGATCGCTGCGCTCGATGGCTTGGTGGAAAAACGCGCCGATGCATTGTCTCGCCTGGAGGCTTCGGACATCGTCACCGTGCCGGAGCGGCGCCGCCGCAACCGCCTCGACGTCGACCTGACCGATCCGGCGGAATACGAAAAGATGCGCGCCAAGGTGCCCGACAACGGACTGGTGCTGGTGATCGACAAGAATTCCGCGCTGCGCGACTACCTGTCCGACCTGCTGGCGCGGCAACAGGTAAAGGTGGCCTGGGCCGACGACGAAACGAAGGCGGTCGACATCTGCCAGCAGCATCCGGTCGCGGTGGTCATGATCAATACGTCCACTCCCGGCGTCGACCCTTACCGCCTGTGCTGGGCCATCAAGGAAAAGGATTCGCCGGTGCGCATCGCGGTCGTTTTCCTGGTCAGCAAGCCGTTTGCCTACGACCTCGAACAGGCGCGTTACGTCGGCGCGGACGGCTTCCTCAACAAGCCGCTGGCGAGCCAGCACATGATCAGCGTACTGAAGAAGTTCATGCCGCTGCAGCGCTAG
- a CDS encoding DNA topoisomerase IV subunit B, whose protein sequence is MATKKPSDYSEASIRVLKGLEPVKQRPGMYTRTENPLHIIQEVIDNASDEALGGYCKNILVTLNADGSVSVEDDGRGIPVGLHPEEKVPTVEIVFTRLHAGGKFDKGSGGAYSFSGGLHGVGVSVTNALASRLEITVWREGGVHQIAFADGDVVQKLKSRPTTKEDKKSGTRVTVWPNAKYFDSSAIPNAELQRLLRSKAVLLPGVKVTLTNAKTGDSQTWQYDQGLRGYLVESLAQASHADPLIPLFEGEQYAGSDADGFSEGEGAAWVVAWTEEGNVVRESYVNLIPTPAGGTHEAGLREGLFGAVKSFVEMHSMLPKGVKLLPEDVFARVSFVLSAKVLDPQFQGQIKERLNSRDAVRLVGTFTRPALELWLNQHVDYGKKLAELVIKQAQSRLRSAQKVEKKKSSGVAVLPGKLTDCESDDVSRNELFLVEGDSAGGSAKMGRDKEFQAILPLRGKVLNSWETERDRLFANNEIHDIAVAIGVDPHGPNDTPDLSGLRYGKICILSDADVDGSHIQVLLLTLFFKHFPQLIARGHICVARPPLYRIDAPARGKKQAQKLYALDDGELEAIEDKLRKDGLKDGSWAISRFKGLGEMNAEQLWETTMNPDTRRLLPVSLGDFDLAASENRFNMLMGKGEAAARRAWLEEHGNEAEADI, encoded by the coding sequence ATGGCAACTAAAAAACCCTCCGATTACAGCGAAGCCTCCATCCGGGTCCTGAAGGGCCTGGAGCCGGTGAAGCAGCGCCCGGGCATGTACACCCGCACCGAAAACCCGCTGCACATCATCCAGGAAGTGATCGATAACGCCTCCGATGAAGCGCTCGGCGGATATTGCAAGAATATTCTCGTGACCCTGAACGCGGACGGCAGCGTCAGCGTGGAAGACGACGGGCGCGGCATTCCGGTCGGGCTGCATCCGGAAGAAAAGGTGCCGACCGTCGAAATCGTGTTCACCCGGCTGCATGCCGGCGGCAAGTTCGACAAGGGCTCGGGCGGCGCCTATTCCTTTTCCGGCGGCCTGCACGGCGTGGGCGTGTCCGTCACCAATGCGCTGGCGTCGCGGCTGGAAATCACGGTGTGGCGCGAAGGCGGCGTGCACCAGATCGCGTTCGCCGACGGCGACGTGGTGCAGAAGCTGAAATCGCGCCCGACGACGAAGGAAGACAAGAAATCCGGCACCCGCGTCACCGTGTGGCCGAACGCGAAATACTTCGACTCCTCCGCGATTCCGAACGCGGAACTGCAGCGCCTGCTGCGCTCGAAGGCCGTGCTGCTGCCGGGGGTGAAAGTCACGCTGACCAACGCAAAGACCGGCGACAGCCAGACCTGGCAGTACGACCAGGGCTTGCGCGGTTACCTGGTCGAATCGCTGGCACAGGCGTCGCACGCCGATCCGCTGATCCCGCTGTTCGAAGGAGAGCAATATGCCGGCTCGGATGCCGACGGTTTTTCCGAGGGCGAAGGCGCGGCCTGGGTCGTGGCCTGGACCGAGGAAGGCAACGTGGTGCGCGAATCCTATGTGAACCTGATTCCGACGCCGGCCGGCGGCACGCACGAAGCCGGTTTGCGTGAAGGCTTGTTCGGCGCGGTGAAGAGCTTCGTCGAGATGCACTCGATGCTGCCCAAGGGCGTGAAGCTGCTGCCGGAAGACGTATTTGCGCGCGTGTCGTTCGTGTTGAGCGCAAAAGTGCTCGATCCGCAGTTCCAGGGCCAGATCAAGGAACGCCTGAACTCGCGCGACGCGGTGCGGCTGGTGGGAACCTTCACCCGACCTGCGCTGGAATTGTGGCTGAACCAGCATGTCGATTACGGCAAGAAGCTGGCGGAACTGGTGATCAAGCAGGCGCAGTCGCGCCTGCGTTCCGCGCAAAAGGTCGAAAAGAAGAAATCCTCCGGCGTGGCGGTCTTGCCGGGCAAGCTGACCGATTGCGAATCGGACGACGTGTCGCGCAACGAACTGTTCCTGGTCGAGGGAGACTCGGCGGGCGGCTCGGCCAAGATGGGGCGCGACAAGGAATTCCAGGCGATCCTGCCCCTGCGCGGCAAGGTGCTCAATTCCTGGGAAACCGAGCGCGACCGGCTGTTCGCCAACAACGAGATCCACGACATCGCGGTGGCGATCGGTGTCGACCCGCACGGACCGAACGACACCCCGGATTTGAGCGGTCTGCGCTACGGCAAGATCTGCATCCTGTCGGACGCGGACGTCGACGGCTCGCACATCCAGGTGCTGCTGCTGACGCTGTTCTTCAAGCACTTCCCGCAACTGATCGCGCGCGGCCACATCTGCGTGGCGCGCCCGCCGCTGTACCGCATCGATGCGCCGGCGCGCGGCAAGAAGCAGGCGCAGAAGCTGTACGCGCTGGACGACGGCGAACTGGAAGCGATCGAGGACAAGCTGCGCAAGGATGGCCTGAAGGATGGCTCGTGGGCGATCTCCCGCTTCAAAGGCCTGGGCGAAATGAATGCCGAGCAGCTGTGGGAAACCACGATGAACCCGGACACGCGGCGCCTGCTGCCGGTGTCGCTGGGCGACTTCGACCTGGCCGCCTCGGAAAACCGTTTCAACATGCTGATGGGTAAAGGCGAAGCAGCCGCGCGGCGCGCCTGGCTGGAAGAACACGGCAACGAGGCGGAAGCCGACATCTGA
- a CDS encoding lytic transglycosylase domain-containing protein, with protein MRITRAIAALLLTLASSYASADIYGYVDRDGSAHFSTEKLDERYQLFVRGGAAFDSSQLPQSTAEPARTPLFDFLSKHPNLKKYEPLLNEAAQEFSLDPALLKAVMAAESGFNPGAVSPKGAIGLMQVMPATAERYGLQGDRKKTVEQKLADPKTNIRLAARYLRDLHKLFPFRPELVIASYNAGERAVQKHNNAVPPYPETRSYVQIVKQLYQLYKPAAEKLAIAAFSESASGARRIHMTIPGRRSMPADTFE; from the coding sequence ATGCGAATAACAAGAGCCATCGCTGCATTGTTGCTGACGCTCGCATCCTCGTATGCGAGCGCCGACATCTATGGCTACGTCGATCGCGATGGCTCCGCGCATTTTTCCACCGAAAAGCTCGACGAGCGCTACCAGTTGTTCGTGCGCGGCGGCGCTGCTTTCGATTCGTCGCAATTGCCGCAATCGACGGCTGAGCCTGCCAGGACGCCGCTGTTCGACTTCCTGTCGAAGCACCCTAACCTGAAGAAATACGAGCCCTTGCTGAACGAGGCGGCGCAGGAATTCTCGCTCGACCCCGCGCTGCTGAAAGCGGTGATGGCAGCCGAGTCCGGCTTCAATCCCGGGGCGGTGTCGCCCAAGGGCGCGATCGGATTGATGCAGGTGATGCCCGCGACCGCCGAACGCTACGGACTGCAGGGCGACAGGAAGAAAACGGTCGAGCAGAAGCTGGCCGATCCGAAGACGAACATCCGGCTCGCCGCGCGCTATCTGCGCGACCTGCACAAGCTGTTCCCGTTTCGTCCGGAACTCGTGATCGCGTCCTACAACGCGGGCGAGCGCGCTGTGCAGAAGCACAACAATGCCGTGCCCCCCTACCCCGAGACGCGCAGCTATGTGCAGATCGTCAAGCAGCTGTACCAGCTGTACAAGCCGGCGGCGGAAAAGCTCGCCATCGCCGCATTCTCCGAATCCGCATCCGGCGCGCGCCGGATTCACATGACCATTCCCGGTCGCCGCAGCATGCCGGCCGACACATTCGAATAA
- the parC gene encoding DNA topoisomerase IV subunit A produces MTEQASLFDEMPSGDGEALTLATFAERAYLDYAISVVKGRALPDVADGQKPVQRRILYAMHDLGLNATAKPRKSAAVVGDVLGKLHPHGDQSVYDALVRMAQDFSLRYPLIDGQGNFGSRDGDGAAAMRYTEARLTPISKLLLDEIDMGTVDFQPNYDGTAQEPKLLPARLPFVLLNGASGIAVGLATEIPSHNLTEVAKAAVALIRNPNLTHADLMTYIPGPDFPGGGQIITPTSAISEMYENGRGTLKVRARWKIEDLARGQWQAVVTELPPGTSSQKVLEEIEELTNPKVKTGKKSLLPEQLAQKQMILSVLDTVRDESGKDAPVRLVLEPKSKNQDQTEFMNILLANTSLESGASLNLVMIGGDGRPRQKGLGQILREWIDFRFVTITRRTQFRLQKVDDRIHILEGREAVLLNIDKVIKIIRESDEPKPALMQAFKLSDRQAEDILEIRLRQLARLEAIKIQQELAELRKEKATLHDLLDNPASMKKLVIKEIEGDAKQFGDARRTLIEEAERASIEQKVIDEPVTVVISQKGWVRARTGHGHDPAQFAFKAGDSLYGTFECRTVDTLLAFGSNGRIYSMAVSALPGARGDGVPVTTLVELASGTRLLHYFAGPADTQLLLASTAGYGFTARAGDMVSRIKAGKAFVTLDEGDEPLAPRVVGGNASALACLSEKGRLLVFGLDEIKTLSGGGRGVILMELEKNEKLVAAQPISQKGVTVSGIGRGGKAQQLNLSASALAEHIGKRARKGKALESKIKPSALTAI; encoded by the coding sequence ATGACTGAACAAGCCTCCCTGTTTGATGAAATGCCGTCGGGCGACGGCGAAGCGCTGACGCTGGCCACCTTTGCCGAGCGCGCCTATCTCGACTACGCGATCTCGGTGGTCAAGGGCCGCGCGCTGCCGGACGTGGCCGACGGCCAGAAGCCGGTGCAGCGCCGCATCCTGTACGCGATGCACGACCTCGGCCTGAACGCAACCGCCAAGCCGCGCAAATCCGCCGCCGTGGTGGGCGACGTGCTCGGCAAGCTGCACCCGCACGGCGACCAATCGGTGTACGACGCGCTGGTGCGCATGGCGCAGGATTTCTCGCTGCGCTATCCGCTGATCGACGGCCAGGGCAACTTCGGCTCGCGCGACGGCGACGGCGCGGCGGCGATGCGCTACACCGAAGCGCGCCTGACGCCGATCTCGAAGCTGCTGCTCGACGAAATCGACATGGGCACCGTCGATTTCCAGCCCAACTACGACGGCACCGCGCAGGAGCCGAAGCTCTTGCCGGCGCGCCTGCCGTTCGTGCTGTTGAACGGCGCCTCCGGCATCGCGGTCGGCCTCGCCACCGAAATCCCGTCGCACAACCTCACCGAAGTGGCAAAAGCGGCGGTCGCGCTGATCCGCAATCCGAACCTGACGCATGCCGACCTGATGACCTACATTCCGGGCCCGGATTTCCCTGGCGGCGGACAGATCATCACGCCGACTTCCGCGATTTCCGAAATGTACGAAAACGGCCGCGGCACGCTGAAAGTGCGCGCGCGCTGGAAGATCGAAGACCTGGCGCGCGGCCAGTGGCAGGCGGTCGTGACCGAACTCCCGCCGGGCACCTCGTCGCAGAAGGTGCTGGAAGAAATCGAGGAATTGACCAATCCGAAGGTCAAGACCGGCAAGAAATCGCTGCTGCCGGAACAGCTGGCGCAAAAGCAGATGATCCTGTCGGTGCTCGACACGGTGCGCGACGAATCGGGCAAGGATGCTCCGGTGCGCCTGGTGCTGGAGCCGAAGTCGAAGAACCAGGACCAGACCGAGTTCATGAACATCCTGCTGGCGAACACGTCGCTGGAGTCGGGCGCGTCGCTCAACCTGGTGATGATCGGCGGCGACGGCCGCCCGCGCCAGAAGGGGCTGGGCCAGATCCTGCGCGAGTGGATCGATTTCCGCTTCGTCACGATCACGCGCAGGACGCAATTCCGCCTGCAGAAGGTCGACGACCGCATCCACATCCTCGAAGGCCGCGAGGCGGTGCTGCTGAACATCGACAAGGTGATCAAGATCATCCGCGAATCGGACGAACCGAAGCCGGCGCTGATGCAGGCGTTCAAATTGTCAGACCGGCAGGCGGAAGACATCCTCGAAATCCGCCTGCGCCAGCTGGCGCGGCTGGAGGCGATCAAGATCCAGCAGGAGCTGGCGGAGCTGCGCAAGGAAAAGGCGACGCTGCACGACCTGCTCGACAACCCGGCCTCGATGAAAAAGCTGGTGATCAAGGAAATCGAAGGCGATGCGAAGCAGTTCGGCGACGCGCGCCGCACCCTGATCGAGGAAGCGGAACGCGCCAGCATCGAGCAGAAGGTGATCGACGAGCCGGTCACGGTGGTGATCTCGCAGAAAGGCTGGGTGCGCGCGCGCACCGGCCACGGGCACGATCCGGCGCAGTTCGCCTTCAAGGCCGGCGACAGCCTGTACGGCACCTTCGAATGCCGCACGGTCGACACCCTGCTCGCGTTCGGCTCCAACGGCCGCATCTATTCGATGGCGGTATCCGCCCTGCCGGGCGCGCGCGGCGACGGCGTGCCGGTGACGACGCTGGTAGAACTGGCCAGCGGCACGCGCCTGCTGCATTACTTCGCGGGGCCGGCGGATACGCAGTTGCTGCTGGCGTCGACTGCCGGCTACGGCTTCACCGCCAGGGCCGGCGACATGGTCAGCCGCATCAAGGCCGGCAAGGCTTTCGTCACGCTCGACGAGGGCGACGAGCCGCTGGCGCCACGTGTCGTCGGCGGCAATGCCAGCGCGCTCGCATGCCTGTCCGAGAAAGGCCGCCTGCTGGTGTTCGGCCTGGACGAAATCAAGACCCTCTCCGGCGGCGGCCGCGGCGTGATCCTGATGGAGCTGGAGAAGAATGAGAAACTGGTGGCCGCCCAGCCGATCAGCCAGAAAGGCGTGACCGTGTCGGGCATCGGGCGCGGCGGCAAGGCTCAGCAGCTGAACCTGTCGGCGTCCGCGCTGGCCGAGCATATCGGCAAGCGCGCGCGCAAGGGTAAGGCGCTGGAATCGAAGATCAAGCCGAGCGCGCTGACAGCGATATAA
- a CDS encoding PLP-dependent aminotransferase family protein — MKMENPTPIQWQFSQRALQLQSSVIREILKVTVRPEVISFAGGLPSPATFPVERMRAAYDAVLSREGKVALQYGPSDGYGPLREWIAASLSTGGVKIVPEQVLMVSGSQQGLDLLGKVLIDEGSKVLVETPSYLGALQAFSVYQPEFVSVPTDDQGLLPDQIAGIGQGARLLYALPNFQNPTGRTLPLERRVALVETCARLGLPLIEDDPYGALSYRGEPLPKMVGMNPDGVIYMGSFSKVLTPGIRLGYVVAPLPLARKLEQAKQAADLHTAQLTQMVVHEVVKDGFLTEHIPTIRKLYADQCAAMQAALAEYFPSSVTWTRPEGGMFIWVTLPKHIDSMKLLDEAIAQNVAFVPGAPFYANAPEQNTLRLSFVTVPPEKIREGIAKLGKLIASKI, encoded by the coding sequence ATGAAAATGGAAAACCCGACACCGATCCAATGGCAGTTTTCGCAACGCGCGCTGCAACTGCAAAGTTCCGTCATCCGTGAAATCCTGAAGGTCACGGTACGGCCAGAAGTGATTTCCTTCGCCGGCGGCCTGCCGTCGCCCGCGACCTTCCCGGTGGAGCGCATGCGCGCCGCATACGATGCGGTGCTGTCGCGCGAAGGCAAGGTCGCGCTGCAATACGGCCCCTCCGACGGCTACGGCCCGCTGCGCGAATGGATTGCCGCTTCGCTGTCGACCGGCGGCGTGAAGATCGTACCGGAACAGGTGCTGATGGTGTCGGGCTCGCAGCAGGGCCTCGACCTGCTGGGGAAGGTGCTGATCGACGAAGGCAGCAAGGTGCTGGTCGAGACGCCGAGCTACCTGGGCGCCCTGCAGGCGTTTTCGGTATACCAGCCAGAATTCGTGTCGGTGCCGACCGACGACCAGGGCCTGCTGCCGGACCAGATCGCCGGCATCGGGCAGGGCGCGCGCCTGCTGTACGCGCTGCCGAATTTCCAGAACCCGACCGGCCGCACGCTGCCGCTGGAGCGGCGCGTGGCGCTGGTGGAAACCTGCGCGCGCCTGGGCCTGCCGCTGATCGAGGACGATCCGTACGGCGCGCTCAGCTATCGCGGCGAACCGCTGCCGAAGATGGTCGGAATGAACCCGGACGGCGTCATCTACATGGGCTCGTTCTCCAAGGTGCTGACACCCGGTATCCGCCTTGGTTATGTCGTGGCGCCGCTGCCGCTGGCGCGCAAGCTTGAACAGGCCAAGCAGGCCGCCGACCTGCACACCGCACAGCTGACGCAGATGGTGGTGCACGAGGTGGTGAAGGACGGTTTCCTGACCGAGCATATTCCGACCATCCGCAAGCTGTATGCCGATCAGTGCGCCGCGATGCAGGCGGCGCTGGCCGAATACTTCCCGTCCTCGGTGACATGGACCCGGCCGGAAGGCGGCATGTTCATCTGGGTCACGCTGCCCAAGCATATCGACAGCATGAAGCTGCTGGATGAAGCGATTGCACAGAACGTCGCCTTCGTTCCGGGCGCGCCGTTCTATGCCAATGCGCCGGAGCAGAACACCTTGCGCCTGAGCTTCGTGACGGTCCCGCCGGAGAAGATCCGGGAAGGGATTGCGAAGCTGGGCAAGCTGATCGCGTCGAAAATCTGA
- a CDS encoding RidA family protein, which translates to MSCYEKLKALNIELPAVATPAAAYVMYAQTGNTVFLSGHIAKKDGKPWVGQLGKNMGTDEGKQAARAVAVDLIATLQAACGGDLNRVKRIVKVMSLVNSTPDYTEQHLVTNGASELFGEVFGEQGKHARSAFGVAQIPLGACVEIELIAEIA; encoded by the coding sequence GTGTCCTGTTACGAAAAACTCAAAGCCCTCAATATCGAATTGCCGGCAGTCGCCACGCCGGCGGCCGCCTATGTGATGTATGCCCAGACCGGCAACACCGTTTTCCTGTCCGGCCATATCGCCAAGAAGGACGGCAAGCCGTGGGTCGGCCAGCTCGGCAAGAACATGGGCACCGACGAGGGGAAACAGGCCGCGCGCGCGGTTGCCGTCGATCTGATCGCCACGCTGCAGGCAGCCTGCGGCGGCGACCTGAACCGCGTCAAGCGCATCGTCAAGGTGATGAGCCTGGTGAACTCGACGCCGGACTATACCGAGCAGCACCTCGTGACCAACGGCGCGTCCGAGCTGTTCGGCGAAGTGTTCGGCGAGCAGGGCAAGCATGCACGCTCCGCCTTCGGCGTGGCGCAGATTCCGCTGGGCGCCTGCGTTGAAATCGAATTGATCGCCGAGATCGCGTAA
- a CDS encoding DMT family transporter has translation MTQETRGMWLGAAGVAIFSLTLPFTRMAVAELNPVLVALGRAVVAAGASALLLWWLQAPRPTRAQLRALLVTSLGVVVGFPVLSSIAMRDVPASHGAIVIGVLPLATALFGALRCGERPSAGFWIAAAAGSALVIGFALWQGGGAVHAADLALFGAVIAAAMGYAEGARLSQSMGGQQVISWALVLSLPVLLPVTLWFGWQYGVAASPRAWIGFGYVSLFSMFIGFFFWYKGLALGGIARVGQVQLLQPFLTLIGASLILGEALRADTVLFALAVLAVVAAGRRMSIRRPATGG, from the coding sequence ATGACCCAGGAAACCCGCGGCATGTGGCTGGGCGCGGCCGGCGTCGCGATCTTCAGCCTGACCCTGCCGTTTACCCGCATGGCGGTGGCCGAACTGAACCCGGTGCTGGTGGCGCTGGGCCGGGCGGTGGTGGCGGCGGGAGCTTCCGCACTGCTGCTGTGGTGGCTGCAGGCGCCGCGGCCCACGCGCGCCCAGCTGCGCGCGCTCCTGGTCACCTCGCTCGGCGTGGTGGTCGGCTTTCCCGTCCTGTCGTCGATCGCCATGCGCGACGTGCCAGCCTCGCACGGCGCCATCGTGATCGGCGTGCTGCCGCTGGCGACCGCGCTGTTCGGCGCATTGCGCTGCGGCGAGCGGCCGTCGGCCGGCTTCTGGATCGCGGCGGCTGCCGGCAGCGCGCTCGTCATCGGCTTCGCGCTGTGGCAGGGCGGCGGCGCCGTGCATGCCGCCGACCTGGCGCTGTTCGGCGCGGTGATCGCCGCCGCCATGGGCTATGCCGAAGGCGCCCGGCTGTCACAGTCGATGGGCGGCCAGCAGGTGATTTCCTGGGCGCTGGTGCTGTCGCTGCCGGTGCTGCTGCCGGTAACTCTCTGGTTCGGCTGGCAATACGGCGTCGCCGCATCGCCCCGCGCATGGATAGGATTCGGCTACGTGTCCTTGTTTTCGATGTTTATCGGATTCTTTTTTTGGTATAAAGGCTTGGCCCTGGGCGGCATCGCGCGGGTTGGGCAGGTGCAGCTGCTGCAGCCGTTTCTCACGCTGATCGGCGCCAGCCTGATCCTGGGCGAGGCGCTGCGGGCCGACACCGTCCTGTTCGCGCTGGCCGTGCTGGCGGTGGTCGCCGCCGGCAGGCGCATGAGTATCCGGCGGCCGGCGACCGGGGGATGA
- a CDS encoding LysE family translocator, translated as MESLMPLAMFAFVSSITPGPNNIMLTSSGMLFGFSRSIPHMIGINVGFGVLLAVCAAGIGSLILALPAAHLMLKILGSAYLLYLAWQLRSIGFGRDDEAAAKPMSFAGAALFQFANPKAWVMAVTGAAAFLPPAQPVWLAIALFCAVFCAVNLPCIGVWAGTGAALRRYLAQPFWQRLFCGVMVLLTMYSAAAVWM; from the coding sequence ATGGAATCGCTGATGCCCCTGGCGATGTTCGCCTTCGTCTCCTCGATCACACCGGGGCCGAACAACATCATGCTGACTTCATCCGGCATGCTGTTCGGCTTCTCGCGGTCGATACCGCACATGATTGGCATTAACGTCGGCTTCGGTGTACTGCTGGCCGTGTGCGCGGCGGGGATCGGCAGCCTGATTCTCGCGCTGCCGGCGGCACACCTGATGCTGAAGATCCTCGGTTCCGCCTACCTGCTGTATCTCGCATGGCAGCTGCGCAGCATCGGCTTCGGGCGAGACGACGAGGCAGCGGCGAAACCGATGTCGTTCGCCGGCGCGGCGCTGTTTCAGTTCGCCAACCCGAAAGCGTGGGTGATGGCGGTGACCGGCGCCGCCGCGTTCCTGCCGCCGGCGCAGCCGGTCTGGCTGGCGATCGCGTTGTTCTGCGCAGTGTTCTGCGCGGTCAACCTGCCGTGCATCGGCGTCTGGGCCGGCACGGGCGCGGCGCTGCGCCGCTATCTGGCGCAGCCGTTCTGGCAGCGCCTGTTTTGCGGCGTGATGGTGTTGCTGACTATGTATTCCGCAGCAGCCGTTTGGATGTGA